A single Parabacteroides timonensis DNA region contains:
- a CDS encoding glucosaminidase domain-containing protein, which yields MEKQAFFKKFLPAAKAAGEHFKLNPQIILAQAAIESGWGESVLCTVYNNYFGLTGYGQPTLYWKGAKTLKTEDGGISHLQFRIYESVEQSFFDFARLIRTVYPTAASLSYYPEAYAKEVAYSRYISEANSDNREAYRQMLIKISQYIK from the coding sequence ATGGAAAAGCAAGCATTTTTTAAAAAGTTCCTCCCGGCGGCAAAAGCTGCCGGGGAACATTTCAAACTGAATCCGCAGATAATCCTCGCACAAGCAGCCATCGAAAGCGGCTGGGGTGAAAGCGTCCTCTGCACAGTGTACAACAATTATTTCGGCCTTACCGGTTACGGGCAACCCACCCTCTACTGGAAAGGGGCGAAAACACTCAAAACGGAAGACGGAGGGATTTCCCACCTCCAATTTCGTATCTATGAATCGGTTGAACAAAGTTTCTTCGATTTTGCAAGGTTGATCCGCACGGTTTATCCGACAGCTGCCTCGCTCAGCTATTATCCTGAAGCCTATGCCAAAGAGGTCGCTTACAGCCGTTACATCAGTGAGGCAAACAGCGACAACCGCGAAGCTTACCGGCAGATGCTGATCAAAATCAGCCAATATATCAAATAA
- a CDS encoding ATP-binding cassette domain-containing protein, with the protein MNNTFPESIRRFSNLLTEQNRFFVRQLILSNSLQRVLEIAIVCSVIVLIIATQLFELPSLGLIVGIFAIAVYRVLPSIIKGTGYLFLMRGNSFVFKALDDLELEEVSHEMIDQHPIAFDHSISIRDLSFSYDKVKPVFEYYSLEIHKGDFIGFRGESGCGKSTLFHLILGFLKPDSGGIYIDGVNLSADKLASWRSRIGYVSQQLFMVEGTLLDNIVMGDVDKQPDMERIALVLRLASLERFVSTLPKGVLTPVGEGGSLLSGGQRQRLGIARALYKKAEILMFDEATSSLDENSEHTINESILRLSEECPGLTLLVISHRPESLAICRKIIDICNL; encoded by the coding sequence ATGAATAACACTTTTCCGGAAAGTATCCGACGCTTTTCTAATCTATTGACAGAGCAGAATCGTTTTTTTGTTCGTCAGTTGATACTAAGCAATTCGTTACAAAGAGTATTGGAAATAGCTATTGTCTGCTCGGTGATCGTTTTGATTATAGCCACGCAATTGTTTGAGCTTCCCTCATTAGGATTGATCGTCGGTATATTTGCTATTGCTGTTTACCGGGTATTGCCAAGCATTATAAAGGGTACAGGATATCTGTTTCTTATGAGAGGAAATTCATTCGTCTTCAAAGCTCTAGATGATCTGGAATTGGAAGAGGTGTCTCATGAAATGATTGACCAGCATCCGATCGCATTCGACCATTCGATCTCTATTCGTGATCTTAGTTTCTCATACGATAAGGTGAAGCCGGTATTTGAATATTATTCCCTGGAGATTCATAAAGGTGACTTTATCGGTTTTCGTGGTGAATCGGGGTGTGGTAAATCGACCTTGTTTCATCTGATACTGGGATTTCTGAAGCCGGATTCGGGTGGTATTTATATCGACGGGGTTAATTTGTCGGCTGACAAGCTGGCCTCCTGGAGAAGCCGGATAGGATATGTCTCACAACAACTGTTTATGGTAGAAGGTACCTTATTGGATAATATCGTAATGGGTGATGTCGATAAACAACCGGATATGGAACGGATCGCCCTGGTCTTGCGTTTGGCCTCACTGGAACGTTTTGTGTCGACTTTGCCCAAGGGAGTCCTTACTCCGGTAGGTGAAGGAGGCAGCCTTCTGTCGGGAGGTCAGCGTCAACGGTTAGGCATAGCTCGTGCCTTATATAAGAAAGCTGAAATCCTGATGTTCGACGAGGCTACCTCTTCACTGGATGAAAACTCGGAGCATACCATCAATGAGTCCATACTACGTTTATCGGAGGAATGTCCGGGATTGACCTTGCTGGTCATATCCCACCGTCCGGAGTCGTTGGCAATATGCCGTAAAATTATAGATATTTGTAATTTATGA
- a CDS encoding O-antigen ligase family protein — translation MKTGTIDSLSRILLFNILLLSFTKVSPDLPAIPDPVYYASFVAALFWMVFRGGLAFTYTWLPFLISILFSVWVNDIPAYFQVGFRVIGFMAVTLVVGPFLVNPILVVWRRLLFVHSLTFIRWIVILTFQAWIIRPELVQGRSGFEGFTNQSMLLGTLSGISFIYSLYRFYLSSKLLSKYLEVGIAIVSLLILILAGSRSALGSTMCATAFFYSRIYRHHVMRLGKICFTVLCVTLLTSSFWWIHTERLRSKMEIGEKGGSVTMSRDGLWNKRMDEFKAYPFFGVGFATMNKEAVSRSSKSGSGTIEPGSSWLFLLSSMGLMGFLSFSILFFRSLYFLFIKESVGINGYFIGSLLFLFLFHMIFEGYVIASGAYLCFFLWLLLSECGKVVNINNRLI, via the coding sequence ATGAAGACAGGAACGATTGATAGTTTATCCCGTATTCTGTTGTTTAATATCCTTCTGCTGTCTTTTACGAAGGTAAGCCCTGATTTACCGGCAATACCAGACCCTGTTTATTACGCAAGTTTCGTCGCGGCTTTGTTTTGGATGGTTTTTAGGGGAGGATTGGCGTTTACTTATACTTGGTTACCTTTCTTGATTTCCATATTATTTTCAGTTTGGGTAAATGATATACCTGCTTATTTTCAAGTTGGATTTAGAGTAATCGGATTTATGGCTGTCACTTTGGTTGTAGGTCCTTTTCTTGTTAATCCCATATTAGTAGTATGGAGACGTTTATTATTTGTGCATAGTCTGACTTTTATTCGTTGGATTGTGATTTTAACATTTCAGGCCTGGATAATTCGTCCGGAACTTGTGCAAGGTAGGAGTGGGTTTGAAGGATTTACCAATCAATCCATGTTACTGGGGACATTAAGTGGAATATCTTTCATTTATAGTTTGTATCGCTTTTATTTGTCGTCTAAATTGTTAAGCAAGTATCTTGAAGTCGGAATTGCCATCGTTTCGTTGTTGATTCTGATATTGGCGGGTTCCCGTTCTGCTTTAGGAAGTACGATGTGTGCCACAGCTTTCTTTTATAGTCGGATATATCGTCATCATGTGATGAGGTTAGGAAAGATTTGTTTTACAGTGTTATGTGTTACATTATTAACTTCTAGTTTCTGGTGGATTCATACAGAAAGATTACGCTCAAAAATGGAGATTGGAGAGAAAGGTGGGAGTGTGACGATGTCAAGAGATGGATTGTGGAATAAAAGGATGGATGAATTTAAAGCATATCCATTTTTTGGAGTTGGTTTTGCAACAATGAATAAGGAGGCTGTAAGTAGAAGTTCAAAATCAGGTAGTGGAACGATAGAGCCAGGAAGTAGCTGGCTATTTTTATTATCGTCAATGGGGTTGATGGGTTTTTTGTCATTTTCGATTCTTTTTTTTCGTAGTCTCTATTTCTTGTTTATAAAAGAATCGGTAGGAATAAATGGATATTTTATAGGCTCTCTTTTATTTTTGTTTTTGTTCCACATGATTTTTGAAGGATATGTAATAGCTTCCGGAGCTTATCTTTGTTTTTTCCTGTGGTTGTTATTATCAGAGTGTGGTAAAGTAGTAAATATAAATAATAGATTAATATGA
- a CDS encoding glycosyltransferase family 2 protein — protein MQKPLVSVIVPVYNAEEYFPACLDSIINQDLKEIEVIVVDDGSTDSSGKIADRYAERDPRIRVIHQENAHLSTSRNNGMQLATGEYIAFIDADDWIEPDMFLSMFKVAKRENSDVVVCSVAIEYTKDDCTYLEKVSQEYTERDPMNFYSLFVELSQLHLFNYSCNKIYRKQLLRDRMLTFQVEAPFEDIAFNLEVLKEVKAVSILPGIYYHYMRRDVPTIISSYRPKFLEAHKQKEAVFQSFFSQFRVDKKISDDYLQKMKVRDYRVFLYTLYRPGAKLSRKERLCIIQTYYFSSSMLKKIVKETPPEDIHQKLFRELLLHTSPWIMDYCCLLLLYLRYHLEFLYRRYRMMGMHSQK, from the coding sequence ATGCAAAAGCCATTAGTTTCAGTAATAGTACCGGTTTATAATGCAGAGGAATACTTTCCTGCTTGCCTGGATAGTATAATCAACCAGGATCTAAAGGAGATCGAAGTAATTGTGGTCGACGACGGTTCAACGGACAGTAGCGGAAAGATTGCCGATCGATATGCCGAAAGAGATCCCCGTATCCGGGTTATCCATCAAGAAAATGCACATTTAAGTACTTCCCGTAATAACGGAATGCAACTGGCTACGGGAGAATATATAGCTTTTATAGATGCAGACGACTGGATAGAACCCGATATGTTTCTGTCGATGTTTAAAGTCGCTAAACGAGAAAATTCGGATGTTGTAGTTTGTAGTGTAGCAATTGAATATACGAAAGATGACTGTACATATCTTGAAAAGGTAAGTCAGGAATATACAGAACGGGATCCAATGAATTTTTATTCTCTTTTTGTTGAACTTTCGCAATTGCATTTGTTTAATTATTCTTGCAATAAGATATATAGGAAACAACTTCTAAGAGACCGGATGTTGACCTTTCAGGTAGAAGCTCCTTTTGAAGATATAGCTTTTAATCTGGAAGTATTGAAAGAAGTCAAGGCTGTTAGCATATTACCGGGTATCTATTATCATTATATGCGTAGAGATGTGCCAACTATAATTTCTTCTTACCGGCCCAAATTTCTGGAGGCACACAAACAGAAAGAAGCAGTATTTCAATCGTTTTTTAGTCAGTTCCGAGTAGATAAAAAGATTTCAGACGATTATTTACAAAAAATGAAAGTCCGTGATTACCGGGTTTTCTTATATACTTTATACCGGCCCGGCGCAAAGTTGTCAAGAAAAGAGCGTTTATGTATTATACAAACATACTATTTCTCATCATCAATGTTAAAGAAGATAGTAAAAGAAACTCCACCGGAAGATATTCACCAGAAACTCTTTCGTGAGTTACTGCTCCATACATCTCCGTGGATAATGGATTATTGTTGTTTATTGTTATTATATCTCAGATATCATCTGGAGTTTCTTTATAGAAGATACCGGATGATGGGAATGCATTCGCAAAAATGA
- a CDS encoding glycosyltransferase family 4 protein, producing the protein MSTYSMPITFLSVYAEATKAEIIISLCFFLSFLFSAFVLPRIIIISKRKALYDDPDARKSHVVAVPRLGGLVFIPSTLISLSFSTAIRFLLNFPFNDKLTGYTLLELLLLAAGSLFLYFVGVKDDLIGVRYRKKFIAQFLVASLFPMSGLYINNLYGMFGIYEVPAMIGVPFTIVMIVFITNAVNLIDGIDGLASGGALVCFVTFGTLYILREEWIYSMLAFAVVGCLLPFMYYNIFGSVERGTKLFMGDSGSLSLGYLLSFFAVKYAMFVPNEGMDVRCAIIPLSLLFVPVFDALRVMIVRVYHKHPVFLADRAHIHHKCLAAGFSHLQSTVMLISYTVVTLFVNLGLGELVDLNIILIINILLTVLMNHLLDVRIKHNEDAKAISFSNSTGL; encoded by the coding sequence ATGTCAACTTATTCAATGCCAATCACTTTTCTTTCTGTTTACGCAGAAGCGACAAAAGCTGAAATTATCATTTCTCTTTGTTTCTTCTTATCGTTTTTGTTTTCAGCTTTTGTACTTCCGCGTATAATCATCATCTCTAAGCGAAAAGCCCTGTATGATGATCCGGATGCCCGGAAAAGTCATGTAGTGGCTGTTCCCCGTTTGGGTGGTCTGGTATTTATTCCTTCCACTCTGATCTCGTTATCTTTCTCTACAGCTATCCGCTTTTTACTTAATTTTCCGTTTAACGATAAATTGACCGGTTATACATTGCTGGAATTGTTATTGTTAGCAGCCGGTAGCTTGTTTTTGTATTTTGTCGGAGTAAAAGATGATTTGATAGGAGTACGTTATCGTAAGAAATTTATAGCCCAGTTTCTGGTAGCCTCTTTGTTTCCCATGTCGGGATTATATATAAATAATCTGTATGGAATGTTCGGAATATATGAGGTTCCTGCTATGATCGGTGTTCCGTTTACTATCGTCATGATTGTATTTATAACGAATGCAGTTAATTTGATAGATGGGATTGATGGTTTAGCTTCCGGAGGTGCTTTGGTATGCTTTGTTACGTTCGGTACGCTCTATATCTTGAGGGAAGAGTGGATTTATTCGATGCTGGCTTTTGCTGTTGTGGGTTGTCTGTTACCCTTTATGTATTATAACATATTCGGATCGGTAGAACGTGGTACGAAGCTTTTTATGGGCGACTCCGGCTCTTTGTCGCTGGGCTATCTATTGTCTTTTTTTGCTGTTAAATATGCGATGTTTGTCCCTAATGAAGGGATGGATGTTCGTTGTGCAATTATCCCGTTGTCTCTTCTTTTTGTACCTGTTTTCGATGCATTGCGTGTGATGATAGTTCGCGTTTATCATAAACATCCGGTATTTCTGGCCGATCGTGCTCATATCCACCATAAGTGTCTGGCAGCAGGTTTCAGCCATTTGCAGTCGACAGTCATGTTGATTAGTTATACGGTCGTAACCTTGTTTGTCAATTTGGGGTTGGGAGAACTGGTTGATTTGAATATAATCTTGATAATAAATATCCTGCTCACCGTTTTGATGAATCATTTACTGGATGTCAGGATCAAACATAATGAAGATGCAAAAGCCATTAGTTTCAGTAATAGTACCGGTTTATAA
- a CDS encoding tyrosine-type recombinase/integrase, which produces MVTQQEKAKKTHICGNVLSYMDCLEKEKYDSGKKGTAGLYKATRRQLEQFLGKRKFNLKRVNSHLVQDFVTHLQSLSLSQNSISNYTSIFRAAYNAAASDNLITPGENPFRKVYLRPIQTYKRSVGLNVIKEITHLDLKGSKRLDFARDLFLFSFMACGMAFVDLAHLTRINIHGNVLVYYRVKTKTEIRVTITPGMRRLLDKYADINSDLLFPVLKSVEASYESYKVALRTYNRRLGAIGNKLSTPVKLTSYVARHSWAMCAKEKSASVTIIGQALGHTSEKTTRFYLSNLDQSLIDRVNMKIIGCVEKWIIGDKFRN; this is translated from the coding sequence ATGGTAACACAGCAAGAGAAAGCAAAAAAAACGCACATTTGTGGAAATGTGTTGAGTTATATGGATTGTCTTGAAAAAGAGAAATATGACTCAGGAAAGAAAGGAACAGCGGGTTTGTATAAAGCTACCCGTCGTCAGTTGGAACAGTTTTTGGGGAAGCGCAAGTTTAATCTGAAACGGGTGAACAGCCATCTCGTACAAGACTTTGTTACCCATTTGCAGTCTTTGTCGCTAAGTCAGAATTCGATTAGTAACTACACGAGTATCTTTCGTGCAGCTTATAATGCGGCAGCTTCGGATAATCTGATTACTCCGGGTGAGAACCCGTTTCGAAAGGTTTATCTTCGTCCTATCCAAACCTACAAACGTTCGGTCGGTTTAAATGTGATCAAAGAGATAACACATTTGGATTTGAAAGGCAGTAAACGGCTGGACTTTGCACGAGACTTGTTTTTATTTAGTTTTATGGCCTGCGGGATGGCTTTTGTCGATCTGGCCCATCTGACCCGTATCAATATTCATGGGAATGTACTGGTTTATTATCGTGTCAAGACAAAAACGGAGATCCGTGTGACGATCACGCCGGGTATGCGCCGTTTGCTTGACAAATATGCCGATATAAACTCAGATCTGCTGTTTCCTGTCCTAAAGTCGGTAGAGGCTTCTTACGAGAGTTATAAAGTGGCTTTGCGTACCTATAACCGTCGTTTGGGAGCTATCGGTAACAAGTTATCTACCCCGGTAAAACTGACCTCTTATGTAGCCCGCCATTCGTGGGCGATGTGTGCGAAAGAGAAATCTGCATCCGTAACAATAATAGGGCAGGCCCTGGGGCATACATCCGAGAAAACGACTCGTTTTTATTTAAGTAACCTGGATCAATCGCTAATCGATCGTGTTAATATGAAAATCATTGGGTGTGTAGAAAAGTGGATAATAGGGGATAAATTTAGAAATTGA
- a CDS encoding outer membrane beta-barrel protein — protein MKKLIVMCMLAIISMSAFAQTQQGQSSFGFNLGYGFNDNGNALLGVDYRYNFTDEVRFAPSLTYFVKDNGLSAWAIDMNVHYVFKLSEMFGFYPLAGLDLSFWKATGKYNLEGLGTIKASQNFTRFGANVGLGGEVYATDQITVGLEFKYNIIKTFDQPILAVRVGYNF, from the coding sequence ATGAAAAAATTAATTGTTATGTGTATGCTGGCAATTATCAGCATGAGTGCATTTGCACAAACTCAGCAAGGACAATCGTCATTCGGTTTCAATCTTGGTTACGGGTTTAATGATAATGGCAATGCACTGTTGGGAGTTGATTATCGTTATAATTTTACTGATGAAGTTCGTTTTGCTCCTTCGTTGACTTATTTTGTGAAGGATAATGGTTTGAGTGCCTGGGCTATCGATATGAACGTTCATTATGTATTCAAACTGAGTGAAATGTTCGGCTTCTATCCGTTGGCTGGTCTTGATCTTTCATTCTGGAAAGCAACTGGAAAGTACAATCTTGAAGGATTAGGAACAATAAAGGCTAGCCAGAACTTTACTCGCTTCGGAGCAAACGTCGGTTTGGGAGGTGAAGTATATGCAACTGACCAGATAACGGTAGGATTAGAATTTAAGTATAATATTATTAAGACATTCGACCAGCCCATCCTGGCTGTGCGCGTCGGATATAATTTCTGA
- a CDS encoding dipeptidase yields MKKNWIIAAACALLLSGMDAMACTGLLVGKKASVDGSVMISYAADSHTLYGELYRWPAATWPKGAMLEVREWDTNKPLGQIPQVEQTYSVVGNMNEYQVAITESTFGGRPELVDTTGIMDYGSLIYIALQRSKSAREAIKVMTDLVKEHGYYSSGETFSIADKNEAWVMELIGKGTGNKGAVWVAIRVPDDCISAHANQSRIQQIPFDDKENCMYSPDVVSFAREKGYFSGKDKDFSFQKAYCPYDFSGLRGCEARVWSFFRKYDNTMDKYTDLIKGDTSKEPMPLYVKPNRLLSVQDVQNGMRDHYEGTDLDMTNDAGAGSYKVPYRWRPMTFKVDGEEYTNERAIATQQTGFVIVPQMRNWLPDAVGGILWFGVDDADMAVFTPLYCSITESPECYRVGNGDIMNFSWTSAFWIHNWVANQAYSKYSFMIKDIRPVQQELENSYKEAIPAIDKAASELYAKNPAEAVKFLTWFSTTTADQATARWKKLGEYLLVKYMDGNVKKEENGQFKQNGYGLSEYPDFPGYDEDYYRSIVKSAGDRLKVK; encoded by the coding sequence ATGAAAAAGAATTGGATTATCGCGGCAGCCTGCGCCCTCTTGCTTTCCGGAATGGATGCAATGGCATGTACAGGTTTGCTGGTTGGAAAGAAAGCATCGGTCGACGGATCGGTCATGATCAGTTATGCAGCAGACTCGCATACGTTATATGGCGAGCTCTACCGTTGGCCGGCAGCAACCTGGCCGAAAGGGGCTATGCTGGAGGTAAGGGAATGGGATACAAATAAACCGCTGGGACAGATCCCGCAGGTGGAACAGACTTATTCGGTGGTAGGAAACATGAACGAATATCAGGTCGCTATCACGGAAAGTACGTTCGGCGGACGTCCGGAGTTGGTGGATACTACGGGTATCATGGACTACGGAAGCCTGATCTATATCGCTTTGCAACGTTCCAAATCGGCACGCGAAGCAATCAAGGTAATGACCGACCTGGTGAAGGAACATGGCTATTACAGCAGTGGCGAAACATTCTCTATCGCCGATAAGAATGAAGCCTGGGTAATGGAACTGATTGGAAAGGGAACAGGCAATAAAGGAGCGGTATGGGTGGCAATCCGTGTACCGGACGATTGCATCTCGGCACATGCCAACCAGTCGCGTATCCAGCAGATCCCCTTCGATGACAAGGAGAACTGTATGTATTCGCCCGACGTTGTTTCTTTCGCCCGTGAGAAGGGCTATTTCAGTGGAAAAGATAAGGACTTCAGCTTCCAGAAAGCCTATTGCCCTTACGATTTCAGTGGATTGAGAGGATGTGAAGCCCGCGTATGGTCTTTCTTCCGTAAATATGATAACACAATGGATAAGTATACCGATCTGATCAAAGGGGACACCTCTAAGGAGCCGATGCCATTGTATGTGAAGCCTAACCGTCTCTTGTCCGTACAGGATGTTCAGAACGGCATGCGTGACCATTATGAAGGAACAGATCTGGATATGACAAACGATGCCGGTGCCGGTTCCTATAAAGTACCGTATCGCTGGCGTCCGATGACGTTTAAGGTAGATGGTGAAGAATACACCAACGAACGTGCCATTGCAACGCAGCAGACCGGTTTTGTAATCGTTCCGCAGATGCGTAACTGGTTGCCGGATGCAGTTGGTGGAATCCTTTGGTTCGGTGTGGACGATGCCGATATGGCTGTATTCACCCCGCTATATTGTTCGATCACGGAATCCCCCGAATGCTATCGGGTAGGTAACGGGGACATCATGAATTTCTCCTGGACTTCTGCATTCTGGATTCATAACTGGGTAGCCAATCAGGCTTATTCGAAATACAGCTTTATGATCAAGGATATCCGTCCGGTTCAGCAGGAGTTGGAGAATAGTTATAAAGAAGCAATTCCGGCTATCGATAAGGCTGCATCCGAATTGTATGCTAAGAATCCGGCAGAGGCTGTAAAGTTCCTTACCTGGTTTAGTACCACGACAGCCGATCAAGCTACTGCCCGCTGGAAGAAGCTCGGTGAATACCTGTTAGTAAAATATATGGACGGAAACGTTAAGAAAGAAGAAAACGGGCAGTTCAAACAAAACGGTTACGGCTTGTCTGAATACCCTGATTTCCCTGGCTACGATGAAGATTACTATCGCAGTATCGTAAAAAGTGCCGGTGACAGACTTAAAGTAAAATAA
- the nhaD gene encoding sodium:proton antiporter NhaD — MFILMPIIFVAGILAIALEDKIKINKAATALFMAISLWMILMFDAYNIFVERSNPLFAEFLTQNPEMANLPAKDQFINFITNRSIVYHLGNVAETLFFVMCSMLIVDIVDKHGGFRAVTGYIRTANKRKLLWYISFATFFFSALLDNLAAAIVIMAVLRKLVPDRTDRLKYACMVIIAANAGGSWSPIGDVTTILLWVGKNITAMHQISHVFLSALVNMLVPLTIAHFWLFKKDAQLRVMSEEEMADEFVPEISNRARRTIFVIGVLSLALVPVFQMLTNLPPFLGVLLGLVILWFYTDLMYSRLHVHESEKLRISRLLPNIDLATIFFFLGILMAVGALETSGQLGLMSAYLDKHVHDPYLISFVIGVLSSCVDNVALVAATMGMYPVVQQTADLAPYAQYFVADGGFWTFLAYCAVTGGSILIIGSATGVTVMGLEKIDFMYYTKRFSILALIGYICGAAVYMLLFA, encoded by the coding sequence ATGTTTATATTAATGCCAATTATTTTTGTTGCAGGCATCCTGGCAATTGCGCTCGAAGATAAGATTAAAATCAACAAAGCCGCAACCGCCCTCTTTATGGCAATTTCTTTATGGATGATCCTGATGTTTGACGCCTATAACATCTTCGTTGAACGCTCTAACCCTTTATTCGCCGAATTTTTAACACAAAACCCGGAAATGGCAAACCTGCCGGCCAAAGACCAGTTTATTAATTTCATAACAAACCGCTCTATCGTCTATCATCTGGGTAATGTGGCGGAAACCTTATTCTTTGTAATGTGTTCCATGCTGATTGTCGATATTGTCGACAAACATGGTGGTTTCAGAGCTGTTACGGGATATATCCGGACAGCCAACAAACGGAAACTGTTGTGGTATATCAGTTTCGCAACCTTCTTTTTCTCCGCCTTATTGGATAACCTGGCTGCAGCCATCGTGATTATGGCAGTGCTCCGAAAGTTGGTTCCCGACCGGACCGACCGTTTAAAATATGCCTGTATGGTAATTATTGCAGCCAATGCCGGCGGATCATGGTCGCCGATCGGTGATGTCACTACCATTCTTCTATGGGTAGGTAAAAATATAACTGCGATGCACCAGATATCGCATGTATTCCTTTCTGCACTGGTCAATATGCTGGTTCCGCTTACGATCGCTCATTTCTGGCTCTTTAAGAAAGACGCTCAGTTGCGTGTGATGAGCGAAGAAGAAATGGCGGACGAATTTGTTCCGGAAATATCCAACCGGGCTCGTCGTACTATTTTTGTGATCGGCGTGCTTTCTTTAGCATTGGTCCCGGTCTTCCAGATGCTGACCAATTTGCCTCCCTTCCTGGGGGTATTACTGGGACTGGTTATCCTGTGGTTCTACACCGATCTGATGTATAGCCGTTTGCACGTGCATGAATCGGAAAAGTTACGTATTTCCCGCTTATTACCCAATATAGACTTAGCCACCATCTTTTTCTTCCTGGGTATCCTGATGGCCGTAGGGGCATTGGAAACATCCGGACAGTTGGGGCTGATGTCCGCTTATCTCGACAAACATGTGCACGATCCGTATCTGATCAGTTTTGTTATCGGTGTACTGTCGTCTTGTGTGGATAACGTTGCTTTGGTTGCTGCCACTATGGGTATGTACCCTGTGGTACAGCAGACAGCCGATCTGGCTCCTTACGCCCAGTATTTTGTAGCCGACGGTGGTTTCTGGACTTTCCTTGCCTACTGTGCCGTAACAGGCGGTAGTATCTTGATTATCGGTTCGGCAACCGGTGTAACGGTGATGGGTTTGGAGAAGATCGATTTCATGTACTATACAAAGCGATTTTCAATTCTGGCATTGATTGGTTATATTTGCGGTGCGGCAGTATATATGCTATTATTCGCTTAA
- the nfo gene encoding deoxyribonuclease IV — MKYIGAHVSASGGIENAPLNAQAIGAKAFALFTRNQRQWKSSPLTKKSISLFKERCKEFGYEAKHILPHDSYLINLGHPEPEGLQKSREAFLDEMQRCEQLELDRLNFHPGSHLNQLSVDDCLARIAESINWTLEQTTGVCAVIENTAGQGTNLGYTFEQIAAIIDKVEDKSRVGVCIDTAHTLAAGYDIKTEQGFTETFRHFDEVIGFSYLRGMHINDSKKDLATRVDRHDSIGKGVMGLTTFTMLMQDPRFDDIPLILETPDESIWAEEISYLYTL, encoded by the coding sequence ATGAAATATATAGGAGCTCATGTAAGTGCGTCGGGTGGGATAGAGAATGCACCGTTGAACGCCCAGGCTATCGGGGCAAAGGCTTTTGCCCTTTTTACACGAAACCAACGTCAGTGGAAATCTTCTCCGTTGACAAAGAAAAGTATCTCTCTTTTTAAAGAACGTTGTAAGGAGTTTGGCTATGAAGCGAAACACATTCTTCCTCACGACAGTTACCTGATCAATCTGGGACATCCCGAACCCGAAGGATTGCAGAAATCGCGCGAAGCCTTTCTGGATGAGATGCAGCGTTGTGAACAACTGGAATTAGACCGCCTGAACTTCCATCCGGGGAGTCACCTGAACCAGCTGTCTGTCGACGATTGCCTGGCACGTATTGCTGAATCTATCAACTGGACATTGGAACAGACTACCGGAGTGTGTGCCGTCATAGAGAATACGGCCGGTCAGGGCACCAATCTGGGATATACATTCGAACAGATAGCAGCTATTATCGATAAAGTGGAAGATAAGTCGCGTGTAGGTGTCTGTATCGATACCGCCCATACGCTGGCTGCCGGATACGATATCAAGACCGAGCAGGGATTTACCGAGACTTTCCGCCATTTCGACGAGGTGATCGGTTTTTCCTATCTGCGTGGAATGCATATCAACGACTCGAAGAAAGACCTGGCCACACGTGTAGACAGGCACGACAGTATAGGAAAAGGAGTGATGGGACTGACAACTTTCACTATGTTGATGCAGGACCCTCGTTTCGACGATATACCACTGATCCTGGAAACTCCCGACGAATCGATCTGGGCCGAGGAAATCAGTTATTTATACACTTTATAA